A window from Engraulis encrasicolus isolate BLACKSEA-1 chromosome 11, IST_EnEncr_1.0, whole genome shotgun sequence encodes these proteins:
- the LOC134457789 gene encoding mucin-2: MVSKEPNCLPTANSHTNGNLPEKSATMTVRSVLLNRNSPDIESRLKRRRNRTHQVRFKDLDDGDGLPVKPDRRSPHPARKSPSCSLTSSWRDEVANGPSLVGSVRGDMESTIGAVEELLKRAPRHPLTPGPTRRSWASPRPCSLTLPLPRQPCMSTAIQTSPSLQKPLGIPRSQSLGSSIRADWDEDEDEEDLLVGIVTPISPCDEGGSTPDLEAADSTMRRPRDDPSKCRCSGEVSAPSSDLLRGQLCSCHVVAPKSIPGRYRGRRRRITRAASDPGRADSPVAVSPARAVSPNDCLPAESPVQKSPVKSSVTQTDPPSPPASPEKASCAQQTEDCISQKTVLTNILPSTPISHNTPDLSLPISSSSSQNPHSSPKAVLPVNKNIVDSSTFTSPDPTLMMPAQVIPSVSETLPHGTNQTQTVPSCKAPQKPVPCCQTPTQSGKVKTPTQNVPSPIPVAKSTAPAPNHTDTALTTQPSVALTQPMPVCETPKQTPFATQIMSSSAPTPTPTNVMPTCFIPESAVPPYVTQQTIQVCSSSPFKIIAPGILPNQTSSPNICIRQVALSQTVTATASVAHPACPAAYLHHAAPPYGSSPRASPAASSQAPSYTTQDRKLPPPPPPPPPYTPRKEGATATGQTRRPQTPKPVSTEKEKDKAKPKEKVVGNGVAGQHMAADGHICRKKSVCGAEGGAAVAGVPACTVPKNSAQAAIKAATMGARRALFSSCSEAGQACGSQCPRPRTPCGQQQSSSAQAEGQADALRHVQELLGGLMSGARCKLDLNKAREKLLGPNGPLYDIGTLQTQLHSLEGVLETSQNTIKVLLDVIQDLEKKEAERDGRHSYRTGQDIENCGTCRDCACIIYSVEHDFRQQEGQVTRAWRVPEHQECEHHQGSPQTPQPAPPRNQESPQQAVKKSRKKCFWFL; this comes from the exons ATGGTGAGCAAGGAGCCAAACTGCTTGCCCACCGCCAACAGCCACACCAACGGCAATCTGCCGGAGAAGTCCGCCACCATGACCGTGCGCTCTGTCCTGCTCAACCGTAACTCGCCGGACATCGAGAGCCGCCTCAAGCGGCGTCGGAACCGCACCCATCAGGTGCGCTTCAAGGACCTCGATGATGGGGATGGGCTGCCGGTGAAGCCCGACAGACGCAGCCCTCACCCTGCCCGCAAAAGTCCGTCATGCTCCCTCACGTCCAGCTGGAGGGATGAGGTGGCCAACGGGCCGTCTCTTGTTGGGTCGGTGCGGGGGGACATGGAGAGCACCATCGGTGCTGTGGAGGAGTTGTTGAAGAGGGCGCCCCGTCACCCGCTGACCCCTGGCCCAACACGACGCAGCTGGGCCTCTCCGCGACCGTGCTCCCTCACGCTGCCCCTGCCTCGTCAGCCCTGCATGAGCACAGCCATCCAGACTTCTCCCAGTCTGCAGAAGCCTCTGGGTATTCCCCGAAGCCAGAGCCTTGGGAGCTCCATCAGGGCTGactgggatgaggatgaggacgaggaagATTTGCTTGTTGGCATTGTCACCCCCATCTCACCTTGTGATGAAGgtggttcaactcctgaccttGAGGCTGCAGACTCGACCATGCGGCGTCCTCGGGACGATCCTTCTAAGTGTCGATGCTCAGGTGAGGTCTCAGCTCCCTCTTCCGACCTGCTGAGAGGACAGCTTTGCTCGTGTCACGTGGTTGCCCCAAAGTCAATACCCGGCAGgtacagagggagaaggaggcggATCACTCGAGCAGCTAGTGATCCCGGACGGGCTGATTCTCCTGTGGCTGTGTCGCCAGCCCGTGCCGTGTCTCCCAATGACTGCCTGCCTGCAGAGTCACCCGTTCAGAAGTCTCCCGTGAAGAGCTCAGTTACCCAAACTGACCCCCCAAGTCCCCCAGCCTCGCCTGAGAAGGCTTCCTGTGCCCAGCAGACAGAAGACTGCATCAGTCAGAAAACTGTGCTCACCAACATTCTTCCCAGCACCCCTATTTCCCACAACACACCAGATTTAAGCCTTCCTATATCTTCATCCTCTTCACAAAATCCTCATTCTTCACCCAAAGCAGTGCTTCCAGTCAACAAAAATATAGTTGATTCATCCACATTCACATCCCCTGACCCCACTCTCATGATGCCAGCTCAAGTAATCCCTTCAGTGTCTGAAACTTTGCCACACGGCACCAATCAGACACAAACTGTGCCATCTTGCAAGGCTCCCCAAAAACCTGTACCATGTTGTCAGACTCCCACGCAGTCTGGGAAAGTTAAGACACCTACGCAAAATGTGCCATCTCCCATCCCTGTTGCTAAATCTACCGCACCCGCTCCAAACCATACAGACACCGCTTTGACTACACAGCCATCAGTTGCCCTTACGCAGCCCATGCCAGTGTGCGAGACTCCCAAACAAACGCCTT TTGCTACCCAAATCATGTCATCCTCGGCACCAACACCTACACCTACTAATGTCATGCCCACCTGCTTCATCCCCGAATCTGCTGTGCCCCCTTATGTCACACAACAAACAATCCAAgtctgctcctcctccccttttaaAATCATCGCCCCGGGTATTCTGCCCAACCAGACGTCGTCTCCGAATATTTGTATACGGCAGGTGGCACTGTCCCAAACTGTGACGGCCACGGCTTCCGTAGCCCATCCGGCCTGCCCAGCAGCATACCTGCACCACGCGGCGCCGCCGTATGGCTCTTCTCCCAGAGCAAGCCCTGCTGCCTCCTCTCAGGCCCCCTCCTACACTACTCAGGACAGGAAgcttcctcccccacccccacctcctccaccgtaCACACCCCGCAAGGAGGGAGCCACTGCCACGGGGCAGACTCGCCGCCCGCAAACCCCTAAGCCAGTGAGCactgagaaagagaaggataagGCCAAACCAAAGGAGAAGGTGGTGGGGAATGGCGTGGCGGGGCAGCACATGGCTGCGGATGGACACATCTGCCGGAAAAAGTCAGTGTGCGGTGCCGAAGGGGGAGCGGCGGTGGCCGGGGTGCCGGCGTGCACAGTCCCCAAGAACTCCGCCCAGGCTGCCATTAAAGCCGCCACCATGGGCGCCCGCAgagccctcttctcctcctgctccgagGCGGGACAAGCTTGCGGCTCCCAGTGCCCACGGCCCCGGACACCCTGTGGGCAGCAGCAGAGCTCCTCTGCGCAGGCCGAGGGACAGGCGGACGCACTCCGGCACGTGCAGGAGCTGCTGGGCGGGCTCATGTCCGGCGCCAGGTGCAAACTGGACCTCAACAAGGCCAGGGAAAAGCTCCTTGGGCCCAACGGCCCACTGTACGACATCGGCACCTTGCAAACGCAGCTCCACAGCCTGGAGGGCGTGCTGGAGACCAGCCAGAACACCATCAAGGTGCTGCTGGACGTCATCCAGGACCTGGAGAAGAAGGAGGCGGAGAGGGACGG